In Geothermobacter ehrlichii, a genomic segment contains:
- a CDS encoding HDOD domain-containing protein, whose amino-acid sequence MKNKELQAIVRAIGDLPPMPIVAVKVLEMPQKPDTTAGKLAKTIASDQAVSARVLKIVNSSFYSLRRKITSLEHAIVILGEKTVKSLVFAATIRGINKSCGLMEKILWEDSLGCTIGSRMVAVWFKSADPEEAFVAGLFRHNGKMVFNNLDPEKFRKVMEAVCNGEGSEEEMEALFFPYGHAEVGEAVLTKWNFSEDLAQVARYHNDISGIDPVEQSRDSKSEKIIGSTKRF is encoded by the coding sequence GTGAAAAACAAAGAACTGCAAGCTATTGTCCGAGCTATCGGCGATTTGCCTCCCATGCCGATCGTTGCTGTGAAGGTGCTGGAAATGCCCCAGAAACCGGACACCACCGCAGGGAAGCTGGCCAAGACCATTGCCAGCGACCAGGCTGTTTCAGCCCGTGTACTGAAAATCGTTAACTCATCTTTTTACAGCCTGCGACGCAAAATCACCTCCCTTGAACATGCCATTGTTATTCTGGGCGAAAAAACTGTTAAAAGTTTGGTGTTTGCTGCGACTATCAGAGGGATCAACAAATCCTGCGGGCTGATGGAGAAGATACTGTGGGAGGATTCGCTCGGCTGCACCATCGGTTCGCGGATGGTGGCGGTCTGGTTCAAGTCGGCCGATCCGGAGGAAGCCTTTGTCGCCGGACTCTTCCGTCATAACGGCAAGATGGTGTTCAACAATCTGGACCCTGAAAAGTTCCGCAAGGTGATGGAGGCGGTCTGCAATGGTGAGGGGAGCGAGGAGGAGATGGAGGCTCTCTTCTTTCCCTACGGACATGCCGAGGTCGGTGAGGCGGTGCTGACCAAGTGGAATTTTTCCGAGGATCTGGCCCAGGTCGCCCGCTATCACAACGATATTTCCGGCATCGATCCCGTCGAACAGTCCAGGGATTCAAAGTCGGAAAAGATTATCGGTTCGACAAAGAGGTTCTGA
- the umuD gene encoding translesion error-prone DNA polymerase V autoproteolytic subunit, with product MNAESIGRAGDFDRLDIPLFLDAVPAGFPSPASDYKERTLDLNELCVRNPAATYFVRAQGDSMIEAGIFPGDVLVVDRSLEARHGDVVIAEFNGELTVKRLELKPEVRLVPMNRRHAPVPVPEGAELEIFGVVTTVIHTLRRP from the coding sequence ATGAACGCCGAATCCATCGGTCGCGCCGGTGACTTCGACCGGCTCGACATTCCCCTCTTTCTCGACGCGGTGCCGGCCGGCTTTCCCTCGCCGGCTTCCGACTACAAGGAGCGTACCCTCGATCTGAACGAACTCTGCGTCAGGAATCCCGCCGCCACCTACTTTGTCCGGGCGCAGGGGGATTCGATGATTGAGGCCGGCATCTTTCCCGGTGACGTGCTGGTGGTCGACCGCTCGCTGGAGGCCCGGCACGGCGATGTTGTCATCGCCGAGTTCAACGGCGAATTGACGGTGAAGAGGCTGGAGCTGAAGCCCGAGGTGCGGCTGGTGCCGATGAACCGCCGGCACGCGCCGGTGCCGGTGCCGGAAGGGGCCGAGCTGGAGATCTTCGGCGTGGTCACCACGGTCATTCATACCCTGCGCCGGCCATGA
- the umuC gene encoding translesion error-prone DNA polymerase V subunit UmuC produces the protein MRRFALVDCNNFYCSCERLFRPDLKKVPVVVLSNNDGCVVARSSEARALGIGMGAPLFKVRETVRRHNVRVFSSNYALYGDISARVMQTLERFSPDLEIYSIDEAFLDLSGVASPVEYGQEIRATVHKHVGVPVSVGIGPTKTLAKLANYAAKKFKATGGVVDLSDPQKQQRLLAIAPVGEVWGVGRRLAASLQKLGVTTALDLARTEPRRIRRRYSVVLERTVRELNGESCIDLEAMPAAKKQIVCSRSFGEKLTDYADVRQAVYEFAARAAEKLRREGQLARMVHLFIRTSPFDGTGPGYNNAATGTLPCPSADSLEILALVTRLFDDIWQDGCRYAKAGVMLGDFCTPDQVQPDLFAAEADHDRSDRLMRAIDAINHGGRGKVWFGGQRPQKDWFMRQAHLSPAYTTRWESIPEVG, from the coding sequence ATGAGACGTTTCGCCCTGGTCGACTGCAACAACTTCTACTGCAGCTGCGAGCGCCTGTTCCGGCCGGACCTGAAGAAGGTGCCGGTGGTCGTGCTCTCCAACAACGACGGCTGCGTCGTCGCCCGCAGTTCGGAGGCCAGGGCGCTGGGAATCGGCATGGGTGCGCCCCTGTTCAAGGTGCGGGAGACGGTGAGGCGTCACAACGTCCGGGTCTTTTCCTCCAACTACGCCCTGTACGGCGACATCTCCGCCCGGGTGATGCAGACTCTCGAACGGTTCAGTCCCGACTTGGAGATCTACTCCATCGACGAGGCGTTTCTCGACCTGAGCGGCGTTGCCTCGCCAGTGGAATATGGACAGGAGATCCGCGCCACCGTCCACAAGCACGTCGGCGTGCCGGTAAGCGTCGGCATCGGGCCGACCAAAACCCTGGCCAAGCTGGCCAACTACGCCGCCAAGAAGTTCAAGGCGACCGGCGGTGTGGTCGACCTGAGTGACCCGCAAAAGCAGCAGCGCCTGCTGGCGATCGCGCCGGTCGGTGAGGTCTGGGGCGTCGGCCGGCGGCTTGCCGCCAGCCTGCAGAAGCTGGGCGTGACCACGGCGCTCGATCTGGCCCGCACGGAGCCGCGCCGCATCCGGAGGCGCTATTCGGTGGTGCTGGAGCGGACCGTGCGCGAGCTGAACGGGGAGAGCTGCATCGATCTGGAGGCGATGCCGGCGGCGAAAAAGCAGATCGTCTGCTCCCGCTCCTTCGGCGAGAAGCTGACTGATTATGCGGATGTGCGCCAGGCGGTGTACGAGTTCGCCGCCCGCGCCGCCGAAAAGCTGCGCAGGGAAGGACAGCTGGCCCGCATGGTTCATCTCTTCATCCGGACCAGTCCGTTTGATGGAACCGGCCCCGGCTATAACAACGCCGCCACCGGCACGCTGCCTTGTCCCAGCGCCGACAGCCTGGAAATTCTGGCCCTTGTCACCCGCCTGTTCGACGACATCTGGCAGGACGGCTGCCGCTACGCCAAGGCCGGGGTGATGCTCGGCGATTTCTGTACTCCCGACCAGGTGCAGCCCGATTTGTTCGCGGCCGAAGCGGACCATGACCGAAGCGACAGGCTGATGCGGGCCATCGACGCCATCAACCACGGCGGGCGGGGCAAGGTCTGGTTCGGCGGCCAGCGCCCGCAGAAGGACTGGTTCATGCGCCAGGCACATCTGTCACCGGCCTACACCACACGCTGGGAGAGTATTCCGGAGGTTGGGTGA